In Biomphalaria glabrata chromosome 8, xgBioGlab47.1, whole genome shotgun sequence, the genomic window CGCTACTTCGTGGTTCATCGTTCGTGTACTTGCTACTTCTTGGTTCATCGTTCGTGTACTTGCTACTTCTTGGTTCATCGTTCGTGTACTTGCTACTTCGTGGTTCATCGTTCGTGTACTCGCTACTTCGTGGTTCATCGTTCGTGTACTTGCTACTTCGTGGTTCATCGTTCGTGTACTTGCTACTTCGTGGTTCATCGTTCGTGTACTTGCTACTTCGTGGTTCATCGTTCGTGTACTTGCTACTTCGTGGTTCATCGTTCGTGTACTCGCTACTTCGTGGTTCATCGTTCGTGTACTTGCTACTTCTTGGTTCATCGTTCGTGTACTTGCTACTTCGTGGTTCATCGTTCGTGTACTTGCTACTTCTTGGTTCATCGTTCGTGTACTTGCTACTTCGTGGTTCATCGTTCGTGTACTTGCTACTTCTTGGTTCATCGTTCGTGTACTTGCTACTTCTTGGTTCATCGTTCGTGTACTTGCTACTTCGTGGTTCATCGTTCGTGTACTTGCTACTTCTTGGTTCATCGTTCGTGTACTTGCTACTTCGTGGTTCATCGTTCGTGTACTCGCTACTTCGTGGTTCATCGTTCGTGTACTTGCTACTTCGTGGTTCATCGTTCGTGTACTCGCTACTTCGTGGTTCATCGTTCGTGTACTTGCTACTTCTTGGTTCATCGTTCGTGTACTTGCTACTTCTTGGTTCATCGTTCGTGTACTTGCTACTTCGTGGTTCATCGTTCGTGTACTTGCTACTTCGTGGTTCATCGTTCGTGTACTCGCTACTTCGTGGTTCATCGTTCGTGTACTTGCTACTTCTTGGTTCATCGTTCGTGTACTCGCTACTTCGTGGTTCATCGTTCGTGTACTTGCTACTTCGTGGTTCATCGTTCGTGTACTTGCTACTTCTTGGTTCATCGTTCGTGTACTTGCTACTTCGTGGTTCATCGTTCGTGTACTTGCTACTTCGTGGTTCATCGTTCGTGTACTCGCTACTTACCGCGAGTGGTTCATCGTTCGTGTACTCGCTACTTACCGCGATTGGTTCTTCGTTCGTGTACTTGCTACTTCTTGGTTCATCGTTCGTGTACTTGCTACTTCGTGGTTCATCGTTCGTGTACTTGCTACTTCTTGGTTCATCGTTCGTGTACTTGCTACTTCGTGGTTCATCGTTCGTGTACTTGCTACTTCGTGGTTCATCGTTCGTGTACTCGCTACTTACCGCGAGTGGTTCATCGTTCGTGTACTCGCTACTTACCGCGAGTGGTTCATCGTTCGTGTACTCGCTACTTACCGCGAGTGGTTCATCGTTCGTGTACTCGCTACTTACCGCGAGTGGTTCATCGTTCGTGTACTTGCTACTTACCGCGAGTGGTTCATCGTTCGTGTACTCGCTACTTACCGCGAGTGGTTCATCGTTCGTGTACTTGCTACTTCGTGGTTCATCGTTCGTGTACTCGCTACTTACCGCGAGTGGTTCATCGTTCGTGTACTCGCTACTTACCGCGAGTGGTTCATCGTTCGTGTACTTGCTACTTCGTGGTTCATCGTTCGTGTACTTGCTACTTCGAGGTTCATCGTTCGTGTACTCGCTACTTCGTGGTTCATCGTTCGTGTACTCGCTACTTTGTAGGTATTTGCAAGGATGTTTATGCAAGACCATTCTTTATAGCTCGTGGCCACGTCGTACGGACCTGTGGTCTCCaccgcccacaggttgtgacgttgcacgTCATTCTTTAAgacttctatgacgattggtctcggtttatGGCCGCTATAGCACGGAAAAACGAAGTAAACCGTGAGAGATGAATACCACGAATATTTCATTCAATACATGTCAACTTCGTACAagtcttctctatatgatgctATTAGTATCAGGAGTGGAAGAGAATGGGAGTAAACTGAGAAGGAGAGAACGTGAGATATGGAGAGAGaaaattgagagagaaagagagaacatgGAGAGGGAGAAATTGGGAGGAAGAAAGTGAGTTTAAGaaagaagaggaagaaaggaGGATTGAAagaggaagtgagagagagagggggtgaaattgtgtgtgtgtgtgtgtgtgtgtgagagagagagagagagagagaatggagagCAATGTTGTTAGAAAATTACATAGACTAATTACAAAGAAGCAAGAAAGAATTAAGAGTATAGTTGTTTTTCTTATGACGAACAGATAGGAATTAgcaagacagaaagagagagagagagaaagagagagagagaaagagagagagagagagtaaaagagaggGATGATgtgaaaaggagaaaaaaatcattattactACTAAAGAGAACAAGATGCAGACAAAGAAAGACTGTATAAGATAAAAATAtgttagagaaagagaagaaacatgGGAGGAATATGAGagagtgaaaataaaaaagagaaattagtgaaaagagaaagatgatagagtgaaaaagaaaaagatgagtgaaaaaagagagagacgaGAGAGTAGTGAAAAGAGAAAGATGGGAGAGTAGTGAAAAGAGAAAGATGGGAGAGTAGTGAAAAGAGAAAGATGAGAGAGTAGTGAAAAGAGAAAGACGAGAGAGTaatgaaaagagaaagatgaGAGAGTAGTGAAAAGAGAAATATGAGAGAGTAGTGAAAAGAGAAAGATGAGAGagtgaaaaaagagagagatgagagagtaGTGAAAAGAGAAAGATGGGAGAGTAGTgaaaaaagataacaaaaacTTGAGCATCATTTGTTATTTCCCTCCTCCGCATATCTTGCCACACGCCCTTGACTCCCCCTCCCGGCCCACACCCCAAACTCAAACTCCCGCCATATTGTGTATTCATTACTGCCTCTATTTAACCAATCGTCCCCTTTATGAAGCGGAAAGCTCAAGTCTCAAAAACATCAGAAGTTGAAATCTCATTTTCTGTGTCATGTTCTGTTAAGAGGCAAACCTTGTTCGGAAGTAGCTTTTCTTGGCCCCTAAGAATGAAGCGTGATTGAGGTGTTTAGCCTTGTTAGGAAGTAGGTTCTGTATGCACCAAAGAATGAGACGTGACGGAAGTGCTTAGCcaagagattaaaaaaacaaaaaacttcttTTTATCTCAAGtagtttctttcttcttctaaaGCAGTCGTCAAATCTAAAGAGTGATCGTATAATACTTCTGGAGAGACTACACTACTTTCAACGAAAGCtaatctgtatatataattctctacgtcgcccaaccatccGGGACACCACGCTCGCtcgccgactctctaaccctcgatgaaaaattaatggaaagataactctttatttctgcaagtcggactagagttatcccatgtaactttcgcggtgacagagagcggggctcagaaaaaaagaggcgggggagaacaagtaatctgtCTCTATAATTCTGTATGTCGACTAGCCACGagggacaccacgcacgcacgccgactctctaaccatCCTTCCGCCCCCTCCCGCCCGCACCTGCGCCTACCTCGCCCTCCAGGCATTCGCACAACTGTGTCTTTTAGGAAGTGttcacctgtcactaaatagcggcgttccctacgccgcgggtcggctagtaaatatatataacgCATCTACAGTGATGAGTGTCTTATTTTGTGTATTGTATAGAGTGTTTAAACATGCTCTTATAGCATTCTTACTGCTTTCAGGTCCATTCTCTTTAGCTAACATATGGGAGAAAAGGTACATCTGAGAGGTGACGcttcttcaccttcacctaaaCCTTGGTCTGTTGAACCGTTCGGGCACCACACATTcgtctctttcttttcccttgACCAGAATCTTTTTGAATGACAGGCCCATTCAATCTTCCCATGGCCTTCATGTCTTCCTCTTGTTCTTTTCCCTTGGTACTGTTCTCTGCTCAGCTAACAAGAATACATTTCTAAACACGACTAAGCGATAGTACTATAAACAGAGAATGTAATTCCAAATCAGTATTACCCATATCAGCATTACACATATCAGTATTACACATATCAGCATTACCCATATCAGTATTACACATACCAGTATTACCTATATCAATATCAGTATTACCCATATCAGCATTACCCATATCAGTATTACCCATATCAGCATTACCCATATCAGTATTACCCATATCAGTATTACCCATATCAGCATTACCCATATCAGTATTACCCATATCAGCATTACCCATATCAGCATTACCCATATCAGTATTACCCATATCAGCATTACCCATATCAGCATTACCCATATCAGTATTACCCATATCAGTATTACCCATATCAGTATTACACATATCAATATTACCCATATCAGTATTACCCATATCAGTATTACTCATTACAGTATTGCACATAACAGTATTGTACATATCAGTATTACACATATCAGTATTACCCATATCAGTATTACACATATCAGTATTACCCATATCAGTATAACACATATCAGTATTACCCATATCAGTATTACCCATATCAGTATAACACATATCAGTATTACCCATATCAGTATCACCCATATCAGTATTACCCATATCAATATTACCAATATCAGTATTACCCATATCAGTATTACCCATATCAGTACTATCCATATCAGTATTACACATATCAGTATTACACATATCAGTATTACCCATATCAGCATTACCCATATCAGTATAACACATATCAGTATTACCCATATCAGTATCACCCATATCAGTATTACCCATATCAATATTACCAATATCAGTATTACCCATATCAGTATTACCCATATCAGTACTATCCATATCAGTATTACACATATCAGTATTACACATATCAGTATTACCCATATCAG contains:
- the LOC106054650 gene encoding uncharacterized PPE family protein PPE62-like, with the protein product MGNTDMGNTDMGNTDMGNIDMGNIDMGNTDMGNTDLGNADMGNTDLGNADMCNTNMGNADMGNTDMCNTDMCYTDMGNTDMGNTDMGNTDMGNTDMCNTVMCNTVMGNTDMGNTDMGNTDMGIADMCNTDMGNADMGNTDMCNTDMCNTDMDSTDMGNTDMGNTDIGNIDMGNTDMGDTDMGNTDMCYTDMGNADMGNTDMCNTDMCNTDMDSTDMGNTDMGNTDIGNIDMGNTDMGDTDMGNTDMCYTDMGNTDMGNTDMCYTDMGNTDMCNTDMGNTDMCNTDMYNTVMCNTVMSNTDMGNTDMGNIDMCNTDMGNTDMGNTDMGNADMGNADMGNTDMGNADMGNADMGNTDMGNADMGNTDMGNTDMGNADMGNTDMGNADMGNTDIDIGNTGMCNTDMGNADMCNTDMCNADMGNTDLELHSLFIVLSLSRV
- the LOC129927825 gene encoding TRIO and F-actin-binding protein-like, yielding MVLHKHPCKYLQSSEYTNDEPRSSEYTNDEPRSSKYTNDEPRSSKYTNDEPLAVSSEYTNDEPLAVSSEYTNDEPRSSKYTNDEPLAVSSEYTNDEPLAVSSKYTNDEPLAVSSEYTNDEPLAVSSEYTNDEPLAVSSEYTNDEPLAVSSEYTNDEPRSSKYTNDEPRSSKYTNDEPRSSKYTNDEPRSSKYTNDEPRSSKYTNEEPIAVSSEYTNDEPLAVSSEYTNDEPRSSKYTNDEPRSSKYTNDEPRSSKYTNDEPRSSKYTNDEPRSSEYTNDEPRSSKYTNDEPRSSEYTNDEPRSSKYTNDEPRSSKYTNDEPRSSKYTNDEPRSSKYTNDEPRSSEYTNDEPRSSKYTNDEPRSSEYTNDEPRSSKYTNDEPRSSKYTNDEPRSSKYTNDEPRSSKYTNDEPRSSKYTNDEPRSSKYTNDEPRSSKYTNDEPRSSKYTNDEPRSSKYTNDEPRSSEYTNDEPRSSKYTNDEPRSSKYTNDEPRSSKYTNDEPRSSKYTNDEPRSSEYTNDEPRSSKYTNDEPRSSKYTNDEPRSSKYTNDEPRSSEYTNDEPRSSKYTNDEPRSSEYTNDEPRSSKYTNDEPRSSKYTNDEPRSSKYTNDEPRSSKYTNDEPRSSKYTNDEPRSSKYTNDEPRSSKYTNDEPRSSKYTNDEPRSSEYTNDEPRSSKYTNDEPRSSKYTNDEPRSSKYTNDEPRSSKYTNDEPRSSEYTNDEPRSSKYTNDEPRSSEYTNDEPRSSKYTNDEPRSSKYTNDEPRSSKYTNDEPRSSKYTNDEPRSSKYTNDEPRSSEYTNDEPRSSKYTNDEPRSSKYTNDEPRSSKYTNDEPRSSEYTNDEPRSSKYTNDEPRSSKYTNDEPRSSKYTNDEPRSSKYTNDEPRSSEYTNDEPRSSKYTNDEPRSSKYTNDEPRSSKYTNDEPRSSKYTNDEPRSSKYTNDEPRSSKYTNDEPRSSKYTNDEPRSSEYTNDEP